In one window of Oncorhynchus gorbuscha isolate QuinsamMale2020 ecotype Even-year linkage group LG23, OgorEven_v1.0, whole genome shotgun sequence DNA:
- the fgl1 gene encoding fibrinogen-like protein 1 — protein MRTFRMFFIGLIFIMDMSLSSSDECQQETVRLRAQLKTLEVQVMKQQQQLIQTLSSQRTEQLALYQDTFHDLGDHQYRDCAQIFNAGNKGSGFYTIRPMTSPSLVRVYCDMTEGGGWTVIQRRSDGSQSFNRPWSDYQRGFGDLQSASGEFWLGNDNLYYLTSQGDYNLRINLADFEGVQRYAVYKNFKVADEKEFYQLQFGEFSGDSGDSLSGSYHPEVQWWASHQGMKFSTYDKDNDRYERNCAQEDKGGWWFNRCHSANLNGYYYHGAYSAVTDNGVVWYTWHGWWYSLKSVVMKIRPAAFEPNTV, from the exons ATGAGAACCTtcaggatgtttttcatcgggCTCATCTTCATCATGGACATGTCCCTTTCG tcttcaGATGAATGCCAGCAGGAGACAGTGCGGCTGCGGGCCCAGCTGAAGACTCTGGAGGTGCAGGTGATGAAGCAGCAGCAACAGCTCATCCAGACTCTCAGCAGCCAGAGGACTGAGCAGCTGGCTTTGTACCAGGACACCTTCCATGACCTGGGAGATCATCAGTATAGAG ACTGTGCCCAGATTTTCAACGCTGGGAACAAAGGCAGTGGGTTCTACACGATCAGACCCATGACGAGCCCGAGCCTGGTCAGGGTCTACTGTGACATGACTGAGGGGGGCGGATGGACAGTCATCCAGAGACGCTCAGATGGCAGCCAGTCTTTCAATAG GCCCTGGAGTGATTATCAGCGGGGGTTTGGTGACCTGCAGTCAGCCAGTGGGGAGTTCTGGTTGGGGAATGACAACTTATATTACCTAACATCACaag GTGACTACAACCTGAGGATCAACTTGGCTGACTTTGAGGGAGTACAACGCTATGCAGTGTACAAAAACTTCAAAGTTGCAGATGAGAAG GAGTTTTACCAGCTGCAGTTTGGTGAGTTCTCTGGTGACTCTGGTGACTCTCTATCAGGCAGTTACCACCCAGAGGTCCAGTGGTGGGCCAGTCACCAGGGAATGAAGTTCAGCACCTACGACAAAGACAACGACCGCTACGAACGCAACTGTGCCCAGGAGGACAAGGGAGGCTGGTGGTTCAACAG atgtcactcTGCCAACCTGAATGGCTACTACTACCACGGTGCCTACAGTGCTGTGACAGACAATGGAGTAGTCTGGTACACCTGGCATGGCTGGTGGTACTCCCTCAAGTCTGTAGTCATGAAAATAAGGCCGGCTGCTTTTGAGCCCAATACTGTCTGA